In Bradyrhizobium lablabi, one DNA window encodes the following:
- a CDS encoding APC family permease, which translates to MAASETGSAAWPDSLPGHRSTVSVFVATAIVVADMVGVGVFTSLGFQVKDIPSGFSILLLWAVGGIVALCGVFSYSELGAMFPRSSGEYNFLSRAFHPAFGFLAGFVSATVGFAAPVALAAMAFGEYGKSVFPGAPPLLLAVGIVWLVSLVQLGGIKHSSNFQLISTILKVVLIVAFLVAGFVIGTPQPVRFTPDVSDLAHITSAPFAIGLVFVMYSFSGWNAATYIIGEMKTPQQSLPRALLWGTLIVLVLYVALNAVFLRTAPIDKLAGQLDVARIAGSYIFGDLGGRIVGAMICIGLISSISAMMWIGPRVMMTMGEDIPALQVFSRKSARGAPVYAILFQLAVANLMLFTQSFEKVLDFIQSALLFCSFFTVLGVIKLRITQPGLPRPYRAWGYPITPAVFLLVTGFMMYYLLTERPLQSSLGILIMISGLLIYAIFRKRAGPGAASPSSQTSRE; encoded by the coding sequence ATGGCGGCATCAGAAACGGGAAGCGCGGCCTGGCCCGACAGCCTCCCAGGTCATCGGTCCACTGTCTCGGTCTTCGTCGCGACCGCCATTGTCGTCGCCGACATGGTCGGCGTCGGCGTCTTCACGAGCCTGGGCTTCCAGGTCAAGGACATCCCCTCCGGCTTTTCGATCCTGTTGCTGTGGGCGGTCGGCGGCATCGTCGCGCTGTGCGGGGTGTTTTCCTACAGCGAGCTCGGTGCGATGTTTCCGCGCTCCAGCGGCGAATACAATTTCTTAAGCCGCGCCTTTCACCCCGCGTTCGGATTTCTGGCGGGCTTCGTGTCGGCGACCGTCGGGTTCGCGGCTCCTGTAGCGCTGGCCGCAATGGCGTTCGGGGAATACGGCAAATCGGTTTTTCCGGGCGCTCCGCCGCTTTTGCTCGCCGTCGGCATCGTCTGGCTTGTGTCGCTCGTGCAACTCGGCGGCATCAAACACTCCTCCAACTTTCAATTGATCTCGACGATCCTGAAAGTGGTGCTGATCGTGGCCTTCCTGGTGGCGGGTTTTGTCATCGGCACGCCGCAGCCGGTGCGATTCACGCCCGATGTCTCTGATCTAGCCCATATCACCAGCGCGCCGTTCGCGATCGGGCTCGTGTTCGTGATGTATTCATTCTCCGGATGGAATGCGGCGACCTACATCATCGGCGAGATGAAAACCCCGCAGCAGAGCCTGCCGCGCGCGCTGCTTTGGGGGACACTGATCGTGCTGGTGCTGTATGTCGCGCTCAACGCGGTGTTCCTGCGCACCGCGCCGATCGACAAATTGGCAGGTCAGCTCGACGTCGCCCGCATCGCCGGCAGCTATATTTTCGGCGATCTCGGCGGCCGCATCGTTGGCGCCATGATCTGCATCGGCCTCATCTCCTCGATCAGCGCGATGATGTGGATAGGCCCGCGCGTGATGATGACCATGGGGGAGGACATCCCGGCGCTTCAGGTATTTTCCCGCAAATCGGCCCGCGGCGCGCCGGTCTACGCCATCCTGTTCCAGCTCGCGGTCGCCAATCTGATGCTGTTCACCCAAAGTTTCGAGAAGGTGCTCGATTTCATTCAGTCGGCGCTGTTGTTCTGCTCGTTCTTCACCGTGCTCGGCGTCATCAAGCTGCGCATCACGCAGCCCGGCCTGCCGCGGCCCTATCGCGCCTGGGGATACCCGATTACGCCTGCGGTTTTCCTGCTCGTGACCGGCTTCATGATGTACTATCTTTTGACGGAGCGGCCGCTGCAATCTTCTCTCGGTATTTTGATTATGATTTCGGGCCTTTTGATTTACGCCATCTTCCGCAAGCGGGCCGGTCCGGGCGCCGCATCCCCAAGCAGCCAGACAAGCCGCGAATAG